In Fusobacterium canifelinum, a genomic segment contains:
- a CDS encoding FprA family A-type flavoprotein codes for MYKSTKIKDDIVWIGVNDRKIEKWESHIPLDFGVTYNSYVILDEKICIIDGVEEGENGDFFRKLEATIGDRQVDYIIINHVEPDHSGSIKSLLKIYPNIKVVGNAKSISILKLLDIDIPNDRAVVVKEKDILDLGKHKLTFYLMPMVHWPESMATYDTTDKILFSNDAFGSFGALDGAIFNDEANLNIFENEMRRYYSNIVGKLGAPVNAILKKLSSVEISCICPSHGLIWRKDINKVIKKYQKWANIEAEEEGVVIIYGSMYGHTTEMAEILARQLDERGIKNVQIYDSSKLDISYLFSAIWKYKGLMIGTCTHYNMAFPKIEPLLQKLENYGLKNRYLGIFGNMLWNGGGVKRVKEFADRLTGLEQIGEPIEVKGHVTPIDREKLIELANLMADKLIADR; via the coding sequence ATGTATAAAAGTACTAAGATAAAAGATGACATTGTTTGGATTGGAGTTAATGATAGAAAAATAGAAAAATGGGAAAGCCATATTCCATTAGATTTTGGAGTTACGTACAATTCTTATGTGATATTAGATGAAAAAATTTGTATTATTGATGGAGTTGAAGAAGGAGAAAATGGAGATTTTTTTAGAAAATTAGAGGCTACTATTGGAGATAGACAAGTTGATTATATTATAATAAATCATGTTGAGCCAGATCATTCAGGTTCTATTAAGAGTTTATTAAAAATATATCCTAATATAAAAGTAGTAGGAAATGCAAAGTCTATATCAATATTAAAATTACTAGATATAGATATTCCTAATGATAGAGCAGTAGTTGTAAAAGAGAAAGATATTTTAGATTTAGGAAAGCATAAATTAACATTCTATTTGATGCCTATGGTACATTGGCCAGAATCAATGGCAACTTATGACACAACAGATAAAATTTTATTTTCAAATGATGCCTTTGGAAGTTTTGGAGCATTAGATGGAGCCATTTTTAATGATGAAGCAAATCTTAATATTTTTGAAAATGAAATGAGAAGATATTATTCAAATATAGTTGGAAAATTGGGAGCACCTGTAAATGCTATCTTGAAAAAGTTATCTTCTGTTGAAATTTCTTGTATTTGTCCTTCACATGGATTAATTTGGAGAAAAGATATAAACAAAGTTATTAAAAAATATCAAAAATGGGCTAACATTGAAGCTGAAGAAGAAGGAGTAGTAATTATTTATGGAAGTATGTATGGACATACAACTGAAATGGCTGAAATTTTAGCTAGACAATTAGATGAAAGAGGAATTAAAAATGTTCAAATCTATGACTCTTCAAAGCTTGATATTTCATATCTATTTAGTGCAATTTGGAAGTATAAGGGACTTATGATAGGAACATGTACTCACTATAATATGGCTTTTCCAAAGATAGAACCTTTACTTCAAAAATTAGAAAACTATGGTTTAAAAAATAGATATTTAGGAATTTTTGGAAATATGTTATGGAATGGTGGTGGAGTAAAAAGAGTTAAAGAATTTGCTGATAGACTAACAGGTTTAGAACAAATTGGAGAACCAATTGAGGTAAAAGGACATGTTACTCCTATTGATAGAGAAAAATTAATAGAACTTGCTAATCTTATGGCAGACAAACTTATAGCAGATAGATAA
- a CDS encoding DUF4367 domain-containing protein: MKKILLILLICLATIISGAPNPFREVKTMDEAFEMTGFTLETPETYKNYKRKVINVIKNEMIEVVYLKETNTEGLVIRKSKGTYKINKDVKTVRIGNYDVVEQAKGENITLATWTDGTYSYVVNPNGTELNAEEMAKLILSIK; encoded by the coding sequence ATGAAAAAAATATTATTAATATTACTAATATGTTTAGCTACTATTATTAGTGGAGCACCTAATCCGTTTAGAGAAGTAAAAACTATGGATGAGGCTTTTGAAATGACAGGTTTTACTTTAGAAACACCTGAAACTTATAAAAATTATAAAAGGAAAGTAATTAATGTTATTAAAAATGAGATGATTGAAGTAGTATATCTAAAAGAAACAAATACTGAAGGACTTGTTATTAGAAAATCTAAAGGAACTTATAAGATAAATAAGGATGTTAAAACTGTAAGAATAGGTAACTATGATGTAGTAGAACAGGCTAAGGGAGAAAATATTACTCTTGCAACTTGGACAGATGGAACATATTCTTATGTAGTAAATCCTAATGGGACTGAATTAAATGCAGAAGAGATGGCTAAATTAATTTTAAGTATTAAATAA
- a CDS encoding DUF4367 domain-containing protein, with protein MKKILLMSVLCLAIIACGKKEEAKQEMAETTNVTQEQSVEVPNPFVEVKTLDEAYKIAGFNLSVPATYEDYKKQVIQAIENDMIEVIYLDEESDFEGFRIRKAKGTDDISGDYNEYKNVEIVKIGDYEVTEKSDGGNIFIATWTDGTYSYAIDTDRAELSKEDVANLISNIK; from the coding sequence ATGAAAAAAATATTATTAATGTCAGTTTTATGTTTAGCTATTATTGCTTGTGGAAAAAAGGAAGAAGCTAAACAAGAAATGGCAGAAACAACAAATGTTACACAAGAGCAAAGTGTAGAAGTACCTAATCCATTTGTAGAAGTAAAAACCTTGGATGAAGCTTATAAGATAGCAGGATTTAATTTATCTGTTCCAGCGACTTATGAAGACTATAAAAAACAAGTAATACAAGCTATTGAAAATGATATGATAGAAGTTATATATCTTGATGAAGAATCAGATTTTGAGGGTTTTCGTATTAGAAAAGCTAAAGGGACTGATGACATAAGTGGTGATTATAATGAATATAAAAATGTTGAGATTGTAAAAATTGGAGATTATGAAGTAACAGAGAAAAGTGATGGTGGAAATATTTTCATTGCCACTTGGACAGATGGGACATATTCCTATGCAATAGACACTGATAGAGCAGAGTTAAGTAAGGAAGATGTTGCCAACTTAATTTCAAATATTAAATAA
- the thrS gene encoding threonine--tRNA ligase produces the protein MLVKYNGENKEYNNNINMFEIAKGISNSLAKKSVGAKIDGKNVDMSYVLNHDAEVEFIDIDSPEGEDIVRHSTAHLMAQAVLRLYPDTKVTIGPVIENGFYYDFDPVEQFTEEDLEKIEAEMKKIVKENIKLEKYVLPRDEAIAYFRDVDKNKYKVEVVEAIPQGEQVSFYKQGDFTDLCRGTHVPSTGYLKAFKLRTVAGAYWRGNSKNKMLQRIYGYSFSNEERLKHHLKFMEEAEKRDHRKLGKELELFFLSEYGPGFPFFLPKGMIIRNVLIDLWRKEHEKAGYLQLETPIMLNKELWEISGHWFNYRENMYTSEIDELEFAIKPMNCPGGVLAFKHQLHSYKDLPARLAELGRVHRHEFSGALHGLMRVRSFTQDDSHIFMTPEQVQDEIIGVVNLIDKFYSKLFGFEYEIELSTKPEKAIGSQEIWDMAESALAGALDKLGRKYKINPGDGAFYGPKLDFKIKDAIGRMWQCGTIQLDFNLPERFDVTYIGEDGEKHRPVMLHRVIYGSIERFIGILIEHYAGAFPMWLAPVQVKVLTLNDECIPYAKEIMDKLEELGIRAELDDRNETIGYKIREANGRYKIPMQLIIGKNEVENKEVNIRRFGSKDQFSKSLDEFYTYVVDEATIKFDK, from the coding sequence ATGTTAGTTAAATATAATGGAGAAAACAAAGAATACAACAATAATATTAATATGTTTGAAATAGCAAAAGGAATTTCTAATTCACTTGCTAAAAAATCAGTTGGAGCAAAAATTGATGGTAAAAATGTAGATATGTCTTATGTTTTAAATCATGATGCAGAAGTTGAATTCATAGATATTGACAGTCCAGAAGGAGAAGATATAGTAAGACACTCAACAGCACATTTAATGGCACAAGCTGTATTAAGACTATATCCTGATACAAAGGTTACAATAGGGCCAGTTATAGAAAATGGATTCTATTATGACTTTGACCCAGTTGAACAATTTACAGAAGAAGATTTAGAAAAAATTGAAGCAGAAATGAAGAAAATTGTTAAAGAAAATATAAAATTAGAAAAATATGTATTACCAAGAGATGAAGCAATAGCTTATTTTAGAGATGTGGATAAAAATAAGTATAAAGTTGAAGTTGTTGAGGCTATTCCACAAGGAGAACAAGTTTCATTCTATAAACAAGGTGATTTTACAGATTTATGTAGAGGAACACATGTCCCTTCAACTGGATATTTAAAAGCATTTAAATTGAGAACAGTTGCAGGAGCATATTGGAGGGGTAACTCAAAAAATAAAATGCTTCAAAGAATATATGGTTATTCTTTTTCTAATGAAGAAAGATTAAAACATCACTTAAAATTTATGGAAGAAGCTGAAAAAAGAGATCATAGAAAATTAGGAAAAGAATTAGAGTTATTCTTCCTAAGTGAATATGGACCAGGGTTCCCATTTTTCTTACCAAAAGGAATGATAATTAGAAATGTTTTAATTGATTTATGGAGAAAAGAACATGAAAAAGCCGGATATTTACAATTAGAAACTCCTATAATGCTTAATAAAGAACTGTGGGAAATTTCAGGACATTGGTTTAATTACAGAGAAAATATGTATACATCAGAAATTGATGAGTTAGAATTTGCTATAAAACCAATGAATTGTCCAGGAGGAGTTTTAGCATTTAAACACCAATTACATTCATATAAAGATTTACCTGCAAGACTTGCAGAGCTTGGTAGAGTTCATAGACATGAATTTTCTGGTGCATTACATGGACTTATGAGAGTAAGGTCATTTACTCAAGATGATTCTCATATTTTTATGACTCCTGAACAAGTTCAAGATGAAATTATAGGTGTTGTAAATCTTATAGATAAATTTTATAGTAAATTATTTGGTTTTGAATATGAAATAGAACTTTCAACTAAACCAGAAAAAGCAATAGGTTCTCAAGAAATTTGGGATATGGCAGAGTCTGCACTTGCAGGAGCATTAGATAAATTAGGTAGAAAATATAAAATAAATCCAGGAGATGGAGCATTTTATGGGCCTAAACTAGATTTCAAAATAAAAGATGCTATTGGAAGAATGTGGCAATGTGGAACTATTCAACTTGACTTTAACCTACCTGAAAGATTTGATGTAACTTATATAGGTGAAGATGGAGAAAAACATAGACCAGTAATGCTTCATAGAGTTATTTATGGTTCAATAGAAAGATTTATTGGAATTTTAATAGAACACTATGCAGGGGCTTTCCCAATGTGGCTTGCACCAGTTCAAGTAAAAGTTTTAACTCTTAATGATGAATGTATTCCTTATGCAAAAGAAATTATGGATAAATTAGAAGAATTAGGAATTAGAGCAGAGCTTGATGATAGAAATGAAACAATTGGATATAAAATAAGAGAAGCTAATGGAAGATATAAGATTCCTATGCAATTAATAATTGGTAAAAATGAAGTTGAAAATAAAGAAGTAAACATCAGAAGATTTGGTTCAAAAGACCAATTCTCTAAATCACTTGATGAATTTTATACTTATGTAGTTGATGAAGCTACAATTAAATTTGACAAATAA
- a CDS encoding LPS-assembly protein LptD gives MKRKFIFLLILSAIIINSNSYSENATADSDEVVIDLNDNTMTAERGVVVTNGNMKGLFYRLQRDPVTGEITFTNNALLNISQPTGNIKIETEGGKVSQKDERGEFYNSFAYINVAKMTGAEAPNDKIYFGSPYIKYEDEKIYAKDAWVTTDFNIVNFQKEPEKAGYHIFSSDVIVEPDKQITLRKSDLFIGSKDVMPFTFPWFRANIRSGSTVPLFVTIQSSDSYGTATSMGFLYGNRRDKFRGGFAPKFADKMGILVGRWENWYRFDNAGETRLNIDDWLIYTKEKSEPKNTNELPDYEKRHKRYKVELTHDYNGENGSFHFISQNSTRSMVGNLADVMDKFDNNNVYSSLGLNRFKFDKNIGFYNLDANLFNLGEAKDLSFTGKMSLVSDKKAYGLLVYDKIDDISYGSNIDHDLYTNLSLTKDNEKFKLSARYDYLYDMDPGSTRKDTMSRNERIGANFLLKENGLNISYDKRRGDDYRTFSFWEEDINTSAKKRNILGIDFSYTPTTVAKYEFNNFENIKASLGNYEIGNYIFTPSVSYNFLDRKLDTARDTYRAIVLGSNRLAEFNRFENIVYNNSLERRVDLNLSNEDEIYRVGFGKTATEIWSREGFFDGTYKKYENKSKFYEIELGRQNIALGSVGTIGIDGTFRQDKFDGSSDKTNFINLKLNNDLFLYKTENLDITNKFKAEAQKYSFSGNKNNEERRLITKSDYIKFDNSLIFDGKSVVTTYDIGYKRAKNPFGEKNKNGEQFTTGLGIKFDEDTNLNLKFTDDKRVTSKTNSEKNINDLSMRQYSINFETKKYDLGFSNTDIDFVGDDFSTITDFREDINEHRIRAGYKFDNSKISFSYAEGKDKLKVDDGRYLDRKNRMYSMAYNIYGDVEQDFVAKYKTYRYGNNRIADDIRNTDVYSFSYAYRDKRFEQEELMKYATLEYEKPKSQITNDEIEQIRAILDRKSSFYNQFELTRIQDETFRIGNYKKTLSAYVNLEKNNKRYSQTGNLKDSLSSFSGGLTVSYNRLGVGYKFTEKASWKSSSGSYKWSKDTKEHEISILAKIGKPSQGWKIKTYAMFYDNRNDATSSKNRKKSLDSIGVEIGKEMGYYEWAISYENRYKTSSKDYEWRVGVHFTLLTFPNNSLFGIGAKNGGGNKPTKPDGYLLDRPSQLKNSY, from the coding sequence ATGAAAAGAAAATTCATTTTTTTACTTATACTATCAGCTATAATAATTAATAGTAATTCTTATTCAGAAAATGCAACTGCTGACTCTGATGAAGTAGTTATAGATTTAAATGATAATACTATGACAGCAGAAAGAGGAGTTGTAGTTACTAATGGAAATATGAAAGGTTTATTTTATAGGCTGCAAAGAGATCCAGTAACAGGAGAAATAACATTCACAAATAATGCATTATTAAATATAAGCCAACCGACGGGAAATATAAAAATTGAAACTGAAGGTGGAAAAGTTTCTCAAAAAGACGAAAGAGGAGAATTTTATAATAGTTTTGCTTATATAAATGTTGCTAAAATGACAGGAGCAGAAGCACCTAATGATAAGATTTATTTTGGAAGCCCGTATATAAAATATGAAGATGAAAAAATATATGCAAAAGATGCTTGGGTGACAACTGATTTTAATATAGTTAATTTTCAAAAAGAACCAGAAAAAGCAGGATATCATATATTTTCATCAGATGTGATAGTTGAACCAGATAAACAAATAACATTAAGAAAATCTGACCTTTTTATTGGTTCAAAAGATGTGATGCCTTTTACTTTTCCTTGGTTTAGAGCAAATATAAGATCAGGCTCAACAGTACCTTTATTTGTAACTATTCAATCATCTGATAGCTATGGAACTGCAACTTCAATGGGATTCCTTTATGGAAATAGAAGAGATAAATTTAGAGGAGGATTTGCTCCTAAATTTGCAGACAAAATGGGAATATTAGTTGGGAGATGGGAAAATTGGTATAGATTTGATAATGCAGGAGAAACAAGATTAAATATTGATGATTGGTTAATTTATACAAAAGAAAAATCTGAGCCAAAAAATACAAATGAATTACCTGACTATGAGAAAAGACATAAAAGATACAAAGTAGAACTAACTCATGATTATAATGGTGAAAATGGAAGTTTTCATTTTATTTCTCAAAACTCAACTAGAAGTATGGTTGGGAATTTAGCAGATGTTATGGATAAATTTGATAATAATAATGTATATTCATCACTTGGTTTAAATAGATTTAAGTTTGATAAAAATATAGGTTTCTATAATTTAGATGCTAATTTATTTAATTTAGGTGAAGCAAAAGATTTAAGTTTTACTGGAAAAATGAGTTTAGTTAGTGATAAAAAGGCTTATGGACTTCTAGTTTATGATAAAATAGATGATATATCTTATGGTTCAAATATAGATCATGACTTATACACTAACCTTTCTTTAACAAAAGATAATGAAAAATTTAAATTATCAGCTAGATATGATTACCTATATGATATGGATCCAGGTTCTACAAGAAAAGATACCATGTCAAGGAATGAAAGAATTGGAGCAAATTTTTTATTAAAAGAAAATGGTTTAAATATATCTTATGATAAAAGAAGAGGAGATGATTATAGGACTTTTAGTTTCTGGGAAGAAGATATTAACACCTCAGCTAAAAAAAGAAATATTTTAGGAATAGATTTTTCTTATACTCCTACAACAGTTGCCAAATATGAATTTAATAATTTTGAGAATATAAAAGCATCTTTGGGAAATTATGAAATTGGAAATTATATATTTACTCCATCTGTTTCATATAATTTTTTAGATAGAAAATTGGATACTGCAAGGGATACTTATAGAGCTATTGTATTAGGTTCTAATAGACTGGCTGAATTTAATAGATTTGAAAACATTGTATATAATAATAGTTTAGAGAGAAGGGTAGATTTAAATCTATCTAATGAAGATGAAATTTATAGAGTGGGTTTTGGTAAGACAGCCACGGAAATATGGTCAAGAGAAGGTTTTTTTGATGGAACATATAAAAAATATGAAAATAAATCTAAATTCTATGAAATAGAATTAGGAAGGCAAAATATAGCATTAGGTAGTGTTGGAACTATTGGAATAGATGGAACATTTAGACAAGATAAATTTGACGGTTCATCAGATAAAACTAATTTTATTAATTTAAAATTAAATAATGATTTATTTTTGTATAAAACAGAAAATTTAGATATAACTAATAAATTTAAAGCTGAAGCTCAAAAATATAGTTTCTCAGGAAATAAAAATAATGAGGAAAGAAGATTAATTACTAAGAGTGATTATATAAAATTTGATAATAGCTTAATTTTTGATGGAAAATCAGTAGTAACAACATATGATATTGGATATAAAAGAGCTAAAAATCCATTTGGTGAAAAGAATAAAAATGGAGAACAATTTACAACAGGGCTTGGAATAAAGTTTGATGAAGATACAAACTTAAATTTAAAATTTACAGATGATAAGAGGGTTACTTCAAAAACTAATAGTGAAAAAAATATAAATGATTTATCTATGAGGCAATACTCAATAAATTTTGAAACTAAAAAATATGATTTAGGTTTTTCTAATACTGATATTGATTTTGTAGGAGATGATTTTTCTACAATAACTGATTTTAGAGAAGATATAAATGAGCATAGAATAAGAGCTGGTTATAAATTTGATAATAGTAAAATATCTTTTTCTTATGCAGAAGGGAAAGATAAATTAAAAGTGGATGATGGTAGATATCTAGATAGAAAAAATAGAATGTATTCTATGGCTTATAATATCTATGGAGATGTAGAACAAGATTTTGTAGCTAAATATAAGACATATAGATATGGAAATAATCGTATAGCAGATGATATAAGAAATACAGATGTTTACAGTTTTTCTTATGCTTATAGAGATAAGAGATTTGAACAAGAGGAACTTATGAAATATGCAACTCTTGAATATGAAAAACCAAAGAGTCAAATAACTAATGATGAAATAGAGCAAATAAGAGCTATTTTAGATAGAAAAAGTAGTTTCTATAATCAATTTGAGCTTACAAGAATTCAAGATGAAACATTTAGAATAGGGAACTATAAGAAGACTTTAAGTGCTTATGTGAATCTTGAAAAAAACAATAAAAGATACTCTCAAACGGGAAATTTAAAAGATTCATTGTCTAGTTTTTCTGGAGGACTTACTGTTTCATATAATAGACTTGGAGTGGGTTATAAATTTACAGAAAAAGCTAGTTGGAAAAGTTCAAGTGGAAGCTATAAATGGAGTAAAGATACAAAAGAGCATGAAATAAGTATACTTGCAAAAATAGGAAAACCAAGTCAAGGTTGGAAAATAAAGACTTATGCAATGTTTTATGATAATAGAAATGATGCTACAAGCTCAAAAAATAGGAAAAAATCTCTTGATAGTATTGGGGTTGAAATAGGTAAAGAGATGGGATATTATGAATGGGCTATATCTTACGAAAATAGATATAAAACATCTAGTAAAGACTATGAATGGAGAGTTGGAGTACACTTTACATTATTAACTTTCCCAAATAATTCACTGTTTGGAATAGGGGCTAAAAATGGAGGTGGAAATAAACCAACAAAGCCAGATGGATATTTATTAGATAGACCTAGTCAGTTAAAAAACAGTTACTAG
- the smpB gene encoding SsrA-binding protein SmpB — MIIANNKKAFFDYFIEEKYEAGIELKGSEVKSIKAGKVSIKESFVRIINDEIFIMGMSVVPWEFGSVYNPEERRVRKLLLHRKEIKKIHEKVKIKGYTIVPLDVHLSKGYVKIQIAIAKGKKNYDKRESIAKKDQERNLKREFKTNNR; from the coding sequence ATGATAATTGCAAACAATAAGAAAGCTTTTTTTGATTACTTCATAGAAGAAAAATATGAAGCAGGAATTGAGCTAAAAGGTAGCGAGGTAAAATCAATTAAAGCAGGCAAAGTTAGTATAAAAGAATCTTTTGTAAGAATTATAAATGATGAAATATTTATAATGGGAATGTCAGTTGTTCCTTGGGAATTTGGAAGTGTTTATAATCCAGAAGAGAGAAGAGTTAGAAAATTACTTTTACATAGAAAGGAAATTAAAAAAATTCATGAAAAAGTAAAAATAAAAGGCTATACAATAGTTCCTTTGGATGTTCATTTATCAAAAGGCTATGTAAAAATACAAATTGCAATAGCTAAAGGTAAAAAGAATTATGATAAGAGAGAAAGTATAGCTAAGAAAGACCAAGAAAGAAATTTAAAAAGAGAGTTTAAAACTAATAATAGATAA
- the rnr gene encoding ribonuclease R: MNLEKDLEKIKELLKDVKYLTLDQITSFLDWSPKKKKDNKTIILSWIDSGDLIMDKKHRLSLPENSGYVKGVFRIIKNKFAFVDKEDSEEKEGIFIPKDEFNNALDGDTVLVEITEKKKSDKGAEGRVVKIIEHRKNTVVGILEKSKNFAFVIPTGSFGKDIYIPNSKIANADNKDLVAVEITFWGDDDRKPEGKIIKVLGSSTNSKNMIEALIYREGLSEEFSNEAMQQTKEVIKEKIDYSNRKDLTKLSIITIDGADAKDLDDAVYVQKLENGNYKLIVAIADVSHYVKKETVLDLEARHRGNSVYLVDRVLPMFPKEISNGICSLNEKEEKLTFSCEMEIDLKGDVVNYEVYKSVIKSVHRMTYKDVNAILDGDKDLINEYSDIYEMLKQMLELSKILRAKKFTRGSIDFELPELKVVLDEDNNKVEEVLLRDRGEGEKIIEDFMIAANETVAERIYWLELASIYRTHEKPDREKIVSLNEILAKFGYKIPNFDNLHPKQFQEIIERSKDKETSMLVHKTILRALKQARYTVEDIGHFGLSSSHYTHFTSPIRRYSDLMVHRVLFSTIDNTIKPFKAADLDEIAQHISKTERVAMKAEDESVRIKLVEYMQKRVGETFNVMVTGFAQKKVFFETDEHIECSWDVTTAINYYVFNEENYCMEDTNSDTVFRLGDKIDVVLKRADLLTLEIAVVPLDDF; the protein is encoded by the coding sequence ATGAATTTAGAAAAAGATTTAGAGAAAATTAAGGAACTTTTAAAAGATGTTAAATATTTAACTTTAGATCAAATAACAAGTTTTCTTGATTGGTCACCTAAAAAGAAAAAAGATAATAAAACCATAATTTTATCTTGGATAGATTCAGGAGATTTAATTATGGATAAAAAACATAGACTTTCATTGCCTGAAAATTCAGGTTATGTAAAGGGAGTTTTTAGAATTATAAAAAATAAATTTGCTTTTGTGGATAAGGAAGATTCAGAAGAAAAAGAAGGAATATTTATTCCAAAAGATGAATTTAATAATGCTTTAGATGGGGATACAGTCTTAGTTGAGATAACAGAAAAGAAAAAAAGTGACAAAGGTGCAGAAGGTAGGGTAGTAAAAATAATTGAACATAGGAAAAATACTGTTGTAGGAATTTTAGAAAAAAGTAAAAATTTTGCTTTTGTTATTCCTACAGGTTCTTTTGGTAAAGATATTTATATACCAAATTCTAAAATAGCTAATGCAGATAATAAAGATTTAGTTGCAGTTGAAATAACATTTTGGGGAGATGATGATAGAAAACCAGAAGGAAAAATTATAAAGGTTTTAGGTTCATCAACAAATAGTAAAAATATGATAGAAGCTTTGATTTACAGAGAAGGTTTAAGTGAAGAATTCTCCAATGAAGCAATGCAACAAACTAAGGAAGTTATAAAAGAAAAAATAGATTATTCAAATAGAAAAGATTTAACAAAACTATCAATAATTACAATAGATGGAGCAGATGCAAAAGACTTAGATGATGCTGTCTATGTTCAAAAATTAGAAAATGGTAACTATAAGTTGATAGTTGCAATAGCAGATGTTTCTCACTATGTAAAAAAAGAAACTGTTTTAGATTTAGAAGCTAGGCATAGAGGAAATTCAGTATACTTAGTAGATAGGGTTTTACCAATGTTTCCAAAAGAAATTTCAAATGGAATCTGTTCTTTAAATGAAAAAGAAGAAAAATTAACTTTTTCTTGTGAAATGGAAATAGACTTAAAAGGTGATGTTGTAAATTATGAAGTCTATAAATCAGTTATAAAATCTGTCCATAGAATGACATATAAGGATGTAAATGCAATTTTAGATGGAGATAAAGATTTAATAAATGAATATTCAGATATTTATGAAATGTTAAAACAAATGCTTGAATTATCTAAGATATTAAGAGCTAAGAAGTTTACAAGAGGAAGTATTGATTTTGAACTTCCTGAGCTAAAAGTTGTTTTAGATGAAGATAATAATAAAGTAGAAGAAGTTCTGTTAAGAGATAGAGGAGAAGGAGAAAAAATCATAGAAGATTTTATGATAGCAGCAAATGAAACTGTTGCTGAAAGAATATATTGGTTAGAACTTGCCTCAATTTATAGAACACATGAAAAACCTGATAGAGAAAAAATAGTTTCATTGAATGAAATACTTGCAAAATTTGGATATAAGATACCCAACTTTGATAATCTTCATCCTAAACAATTCCAAGAAATTATTGAAAGATCTAAGGATAAAGAAACAAGTATGTTAGTTCATAAAACTATATTAAGAGCTTTAAAACAAGCAAGGTATACAGTTGAAGATATAGGACACTTTGGATTATCTTCTTCACATTATACACATTTTACTTCACCAATAAGAAGATATTCTGATTTAATGGTTCATAGAGTGTTGTTTTCAACAATAGATAATACTATAAAACCATTTAAAGCAGCAGATTTAGATGAAATAGCTCAACATATTTCTAAAACAGAAAGAGTAGCTATGAAAGCAGAAGATGAAAGTGTAAGAATAAAACTTGTTGAATATATGCAAAAGAGAGTTGGAGAAACTTTTAATGTTATGGTTACAGGTTTTGCACAAAAGAAAGTATTTTTTGAAACAGATGAGCATATAGAATGTAGTTGGGATGTCACAACTGCAATCAATTATTATGTTTTTAATGAAGAAAATTATTGTATGGAGGATACTAATAGTGACACAGTTTTTCGTTTAGGTGATAAAATAGATGTTGTTTTAAAAAGAGCAGATTTATTAACCTTAGAAATTGCTGTGGTACCACTAGATGATTTTTAA
- the yqeK gene encoding bis(5'-nucleosyl)-tetraphosphatase (symmetrical) YqeK, producing the protein MKYNFKELKEIVKSKMSLKRFTHTLGVVEMSEKLAKIYNADIEKCKVAALLHDICKEMDMEYIKNICKNNFMSELSEEDLENNEILHGFAGAYYVKNELGIDDKEILSAIKYHTVGAKNMTLVEKIVYIADAIEYGRNYPSVVKIREETFKNLDRGILMEIEHKEKYLESIGKKSHPNTEEFKKELLKKEEDL; encoded by the coding sequence ATGAAATATAATTTTAAAGAATTAAAAGAAATTGTAAAATCAAAAATGAGTTTAAAAAGATTTACACATACACTTGGTGTTGTAGAAATGTCAGAGAAATTGGCAAAGATATATAATGCTGATATCGAAAAATGTAAAGTGGCTGCTTTGCTTCACGATATATGTAAAGAAATGGATATGGAGTATATAAAAAATATTTGTAAAAATAATTTTATGAGTGAATTATCAGAAGAAGATTTAGAAAATAATGAGATATTACATGGCTTTGCAGGAGCCTATTATGTTAAAAATGAATTGGGAATTGATGATAAAGAAATTTTATCTGCAATAAAATATCATACTGTTGGAGCAAAAAATATGACATTGGTTGAAAAAATTGTATATATTGCAGATGCCATAGAATATGGGAGAAATTACCCAAGTGTTGTAAAAATAAGAGAAGAGACATTTAAGAATTTAGATAGAGGTATCCTTATGGAGATAGAGCATAAGGAAAAGTATTTAGAGAGTATAGGAAAGAAATCACATCCTAATACTGAAGAGTTTAAAAAAGAACTTTTGAAAAAAGAGGAGGATTTATGA